A single Vigna radiata var. radiata cultivar VC1973A chromosome 8, Vradiata_ver6, whole genome shotgun sequence DNA region contains:
- the LOC106772386 gene encoding pyruvate kinase 1, cytosolic, translating to MPSSHLLLEEPIRMVSLLEPSKPSFFPAMTKIVGTLGPKSRSVETISNCLKAGMSVARFDFSWHDPEYHQETLENLKVAIKTTKKLCAVMLDTVGAEMQVVNKSEKAISLEANGQVVLTPDAGQEASSEILPINFDGLAKAVKKGDTIFIGQYLFTGSETTSVWLEVFEVKGQDVVCIIKNSATLAGSLFTLHGSQIHIDLPTLTEKDKEVISTWGVKNKIDFLSLSYTRHAEDVRQAREFLSKLGDISQTQIFAKIENVEGLTHFDEILQEADGIILSRGNLGIDLPPEKVFLFQKSALYKCNMAGKPAVLTRVVDSMTDNLRPTRAEATDVANAVLDGSDAILLGAETLRGLYPVETISTVGRICSEAEKVFNQDLYFKKTVKYVGEPMSHLESIASSAVRAAIKVKASIIICFTSSGRAARLIAKYRPTMPVLSVVIPRLKTNQLRWSFSGAFEARQSLIVRGLFPMLADPRHPAESTSATNESILKVALDHGKTLGVIKSHDRVVVCQKLGDASVVKIIELED from the exons ATGCCTTCTAGTCACTTGCTTCTCGAGGAACCCATTAGGATGGTCTCCCTCCTTGAGCCATCCAAACCT AGTTTTTTCCCCGCAATGACAAAGATTGTTGGTACTCTGGGTCCTAAATCTAGATCCGTTGAAACTATTTCTAATTGTCTCAAAGCTGGGATGTCTG TGGCTCGATTTGACTTCTCGTGGCATGACCCTGAGTATCATCAGGAGACTTTGGAAAATTTGAAGGTTGCTATCAAGACTACAAAGAAGCTCTGTGCT GTTATGCTGGACACAGTGGGTGCAGAGATGCAAGTTGTTAACAAAAGTGAAAAAGCTATCTCTCTTGAGGCAAATGGTCAGGTTGTTCTAACTCCTGATGCCGGACAAGAAGCTTCTTCTGAAATACTGCCAATCAATTTTGATGGGCTGGCTAAG GCTGTGAAGAAGGGAGACACCATTTTTATTGGTCAATACTTGTTCACAGGAAGTGAAACGACTTCTGTATGGCTAGag GTATTTGAAGTCAAAGGCCAAGATGTTGTTTGCATTATAAAGAATTCGGCTACGTTGGCTGGGTCACTCTTCACTTTGCATGGCTCTCAAATTCATATTGATTTGCCCACTCTCACTGAGAAAGACAAGGAG gTTATAAGCACCTGGGgagttaaaaacaaaattgattttctgtCATTGTCGTATACTCGACATGCTGAAGATGTTCGCCAG GCACGTGAATTCCTTTCAAAGTTAGGTGATATCAGTCAGACTCAAATTTTTGCAAAGATTGAAAATGTTGAG GGATTGACTCATTTTGATGAGATTTTACAAGAAGCTGATGGAATTATCCTTTCCCGTGGAAATTTGGGTATTGATCTTCCACCAGAGAAG gtgtttttatttcaaaaatctgCCCTTTACAAGTGTAATATGGCTGGGAAGCCTGCTGTGCTTACACGTGTGGTGGATAGCATGACTGACAACTTGAGACCAACTCGTGCTGAAGCCACTGATGTTGCCAATGCCGTTTTAGATG GAAGTGATGCTATACTTCTGGGTGCCGAGACTTTACGTGGATTGTACCCTGTTGAGACTATTTCTACTGTTGGCAGAATTTGTTCAGAG GCTGAGAAAGTTTTCAATCAAGACCTTTATTTTAAGAAGACTGTCAAGTATGTTGGAGAACCCATGTCCCACCTGGAATCTATTGCATCCTCTGCG GTACGAGCTGCAATTAAAGTGAAGGCatctattattatttgttttacttCATCTGGAAGGGCTGCGAG ATTAATTGCTAAATATAGGCCAACGATGCCAGTTCTATCTGTCGTGATACCTCGACTAAAGACAAATCAGCTACGGTGGAGCTTTAGCGGAGCTTTTGag GCAAGACAATCACTTATTGTGAGGGGTCTCTTTCCTATGCTAGCAGATCCTCGACATCCA GCTGAGTCAACAAGTGCAACAAATGAGTCTATACTTAAGGTTGCCCTTGATCATGGAAAAACATTGGGAGTAATAAAGTCACACGACCGGGTAGTTGTTTGCCAGAAACTTGGTGATGCATCTGTGGTTAAGATTATTGAGCTTGAAGATTAA